Within the Zea mays cultivar B73 chromosome 10, Zm-B73-REFERENCE-NAM-5.0, whole genome shotgun sequence genome, the region ATTGACCCAGGTAATCCAATGAAAATCAAGTTTCCACTACTTCCTGATGGAAAAGAATTATTTCAGAGCAGGCTACTTGCTGCCCAAAATAATCTCCTATTCTCACAGATGCCCCCTTTTCATCGCTGTCAAATTTGATGGAATAAACTAGAATTTCACTGCACCGGTCAGTGAAAAATATGGATAATCAGTGAGTTAGCAGTATCTTGAGATCTAGTCCTTTTTGTCCTAATGCCATAGCTTGCTGCAGAAACCGGTTTTGGCCTTCTTGCTGTTTAATATTTCTCCGAAAGAATCGACGAGCTGCTCGGCCAGGCTGCTTGGTTCGTTGCTTAACGTTCTGACAAATGTGCTCACGGCCTTGCGCTCCTGGTCTGTGGATCTTAGACTATACCATGTCAAGAACTTCATCCTGAAACCATTTTCGATGTGCCCATCGCATTCCAACTGCCTTACTACCTTTACGCAGTGCTCATAATCCCCATCCAGTTGCCTCGTCGATCCGGAGAGCATCTTTTCATGGCAAATAGCAGAAGCACCATTCTGCTCGCATTTATTAACTGGTACGCTATTCACCTTGCTTACTTGCCGAGATTCAACTGCAGGCGGCTCTGCAGTCTGGCCAACGGCGCAGGTCTCAGAGTCACCACTGTCATttgacctcacaagtcccttcTTAGAATAATAATGGTTCTCAGTGTAGTCCACGGGTACAGGAACCTCGGCGTTTAGGTCGGGGACAGAAGATGAGTTGAAATGAAGTTTGCGACAAGCTCCAGATAACTCTGTCTCTGTAACACTTCTGCTGCAGGAACCTTCATGTACATCTTCAGAAAATCCTTCAAAACAGCCTTCTGCATCTAAAGCTTCCTGAAAGTTCTTCCAAATATCTCGGATCTTGAACCCAGTTGACTTACAAGACTGGTTCCTGTCTTTTTTTTGCGCATGTGTAGCCCCTCCTCCCACTGCATTCTTTGGTGCACGCATGACAAATATCTCCCTACTTTCAGTACGGCATCTAGATTCTGAATGGCCAAGTACCCCATCATCTGTGAATGATATAACTCTGAAAGAATATTCTGTGCATGGGGTAAGGTCATAAAGAAGTATTTTTCTTTCATCTTTGGACACAATAACAGGCTTTTCCATACTTGGTTGCTCTCTGCTCTTCCAGTACCATAGCTTATAACCTTTGATAGTGTCAGAAGACGAGGTTTCTTTCAAGATGACAATGAGGGAAGAAGATGTTATGTCTACAAATTTAAATCTACAGGCAACAGGTAATGAATCTGCAAAGAAAGAAGTGCATAAATCTTTTGAAGCAACACCCAAAACTATTGTACTAATATTTTATGTAAGAATGATCATCACCTCGAAGATGCAGGTCAGGAGAACTCAACCACTCGTCAGCTCTTTGAATTGCTGTAGAGCATAGTTTCTGCACAGCGATACCAGCTGAGAACCTGCTTACGATACCATGTGCATTCTTTGCCGACATTCCATCAAGTGGCCCAACCTCACTTTCCAATTTTGCTTTTGCATCTTCAATAATCTCATGCAATTCTTTAAAATGGACAGTTCCCTCTAATAGCCTGTAACTCAAATAAATGCGTTGGCATAGATTATCAACTCGGCGGGCATCTTTCCCGATTACTAATTGCCTTTTCCAATATCTGGTACAAAGATTAATACATATGTCAATTAAACAAGTCTACCAAGAATGGCTAAGCCACTGTTCCAATAATGTCGCAAGTAAAAATTCAAGAATGACCAAGTCACAGAAGGTGTTCCAATAATGTCTCAAGTAAATACTGAATCTATGTGCAAATTGTTACCGCAATTTAAGACCGgggacttaattcaaataataatagtaataactaCTAGACCAAAATTGAGGTTTGTCAGGTTAATCAAACAACATCATGCGAAGATGTAATCCCTTCATTTTTGAATATGTGACATCTAGAATAAGCTAATTAGGTAAAAAGGTGAAACTATTTTACAACTTCTACAAAAAAGGACCCTTGCATATAATGTCATATACATTGAAGGACTACACAAGCACGACTAGAATATCCACTGAAAAGATGAATTGGGTCCCAGTAACCTAATTAACTTGAACGTTGCATGTTCTAAAATGGTTTGACAAAATTATTTATGTACCACCAATAGGAATGAAACTTCTGCCAAAGGTAAAGAAAACAACACAGAGTTGTAAAATGGTTTCTGACTTTGTTCACATTAATTTCATTATTACAGAAGTGGAGATGGTCGTCACTTTCCATGCAGAAGAACTATTTTTTGCATGTCATACAAAAGCATTGCATAACTGCACTTGTGCGATGTttcatataatataatataataataTATTAAGAACACATGTATATTATCTAATGTTGTAATACAAATCCATTATGTTTATAGATTCCAAACAAGAATATTATGACCGAACAAGGAAAAAAAGCAAAGCAAAATACACAAGAAATAATGAGATTTGAGTTTAAGTAGAAATTGTATTTTACCCTAGTATTCCAGAAATCTT harbors:
- the LOC103641378 gene encoding VIN3-like protein 1, which gives rise to MPKTPPVNASKNTEPQKQSAPNLTITNGHTSTKVVVKKEHPINDVKHISTWVCKNLACKAVRPAEDSFCKRCSCCICHKFDDNKDPSQWLVCSSDNDSKNCCGSSCHIECAFREKRAGCFDLEQIIHLDGSYSCASCGKISGILGYWKRQLVIGKDARRVDNLCQRIYLSYRLLEGTVHFKELHEIIEDAKAKLESEVGPLDGMSAKNAHGIVSRFSAGIAVQKLCSTAIQRADEWLSSPDLHLRDSLPVACRFKFVDITSSSLIVILKETSSSDTIKGYKLWYWKSREQPSMEKPVIVSKDERKILLYDLTPCTEYSFRVISFTDDGVLGHSESRCRTESREIFVMRAPKNAVGGGATHAQKKDRNQSCKSTGFKIRDIWKNFQEALDAEGCFEGFSEDVHEGSCSRSVTETELSGACRKLHFNSSSVPDLNAEVPVPVDYTENHYYSKKGLVRSNDSGDSETCAVGQTAEPPAVESRQVSKVNSVPVNKCEQNGASAICHEKMLSGSTRQLDGDYEHCVKVVRQLECDGHIENGFRMKFLTWYSLRSTDQERKAVSTFVRTLSNEPSSLAEQLVDSFGEILNSKKAKTGFCSKLWH